Proteins encoded together in one Pangasianodon hypophthalmus isolate fPanHyp1 chromosome 18, fPanHyp1.pri, whole genome shotgun sequence window:
- the tigarb gene encoding fructose-2,6-bisphosphatase TIGAR B, translating to MLTFGLTLVRHGETQYNKDKLLQGQGIDTSLSEMGLRQAEAAGQYLQDLHFTNAFVSNLQRAIQTAEIILRNNLHSAGIEMVLDPLLRERGFGVAEGRPKEDLKNMANAAGQACRDFTPPGGETLEQVKTRFRKFLKSMFQRMLTDHCPSMCPSSSPEFPELPLPTIAGLAHDGVENLRTHALVVSHGAFIRVAVRHLVDGLHCSLPQGLKMSQVYSACPNTGICRFVITLRMEENVPRPVALHCIFINRKDHLASLKD from the exons ATGCTCACGTTTGGCTTGACACTCGTTCGACA TGGTGAAACTCAATACAACAAAGACAAACTACTGCAAG gtCAAGGTATTGATACTTCCTTGTCAGAAATGGGACTACGGCAAGCAGAGGCTGCAGGCCAGTACCTGCAAGACCTTCACTTCACCAATGCTTTTGTCAGCAATCTGCAGAGAGCCATCCAG ACTGCTGAGATCATCTTGAGAAACAACTTGCACTCTGCTGGCATTGAGATGGTGTTGGATCCTTTGCTCAGAGAGAGG GGATTCGGTGTGGCTGAGGGGCGGCCCAAAGAAGACCTGAAGAATATGGCGAATGCAGCAGGCCAGGCCTGCAGGGATTTCACACCACCAGGTGGAGAAACTCTCGAGCAG gtAAAGACACGTTTTCGCAAGTTCCTCAAGTCCATGTTCCAGCGCATGCTAACTGACCACTGTCCCAGTATGTGTCCCAGTTCTAGCCCAGAGTTTCCAGAATTGCCCCTGCCAACAATCGCAGGACTCGCCCATGACGGGGTTGAGAACTTGCGTACCCACGCATTAGTGGTGAGCCACGGTGCCTTTATCCGCGTGGCAGTGCGTCACCTGGTGGATGGTCTGCACTGCAGCCTGCCCCAGGGCCTGAAGATGAGCCAGGTGTACTCAGCCTGCCCCAACACGGGCATCTGCAGGTTTGTCATCACACTTCGAATGGAAGAGAACGTCCCAAGACCTGTTGCACTCCACTGCATCTTCATCAACAGGAAGGATCACCTCGCCAGCCTCAAAGACTAG